One Denticeps clupeoides chromosome 3, fDenClu1.1, whole genome shotgun sequence DNA window includes the following coding sequences:
- the pcyox1 gene encoding prenylcysteine oxidase 1 codes for MIMPGRAICVKILLFLGSCQIGREGLASAPELREQPKKMAIVGGGIGGSAAAYFLRQEFGAGVKIDVFEAGTVGGRLATHDIGGGEFEVGGSIIHPLNLHMKHFVDRLGLQPRDDVTSKMAIFDGKELSFEESNWFIINFLRMLWRYGLNFIRMHMWVESVLDKFMRIYQYQQYGYSFSSVDRLLHAMGGDSFLALANQTLEEVMLAEGFSQSFLNDIVAPVTRVNYGQSVRIHGFVGAVALAGASSGLWAVDGGNKRVCTGLLSHSKAQVISARVTAITFKNRHSKNGPYEVNYMDQSGPAHSVYDIVIVASPLHQGMSDITFTGFSPPIPSHFPGRYHQTVSTLVHGRLNVSYLGSSENPADFRFSDVLTTDHKGLGIHSLSSLDPVSIPKGYVPPPASEKKVWKVFSPQPLAEELLKQMFLEWDDVSESRWLAYPSYSTPHRRTPPFVLHDHLYYLNAIEWSASAMEMSAISARNLALLAHNRWHGQEAKINQEDLHTRLRGEL; via the exons ATGATCATG CCAGGAAGAGCGATTTGTGTAAAGATCCTTCTCTTCCTGGGGAGCTGTCAGATCGGGCGAGAAGGTCTCGCCTCGGCCCCCGAGCTCCGAGAACAGCCTAAGAAGATGG CCATCGTGGGCGGAGGCATCGGAGGCTCAGCAGCTGCGTACTTCCTCAGGCAGGAATTTGGAGCGGGTGTGAAAATCGACGTGTTCGAGGCGGGAACGGTTGGCGGGCGCCTGGCCACACATGACATCGGGGGTGGTGAATTCGAGGTGGGGGGGTCCATCATCCACCCGCTGAACCTGCACATGAAGCATTTCGTGGACCGCCTCG GTCTCCAACCACGTGATGATGTGACCTCTAAAATGGCCATCTTCGATGGGAAAGAGCTGTCCTTTGAGGAGAGCAATTGGTTCATAATAAACTTCCTCCGCATGCTGTGGCGATACGGGCTGAACTTCATTCGAATGCACATGTGGGTGGAGAGTGTTCTGGACAAGTTCATGAG GATTTACCAGTACCAGCAGTATGGCTATTCCTTCTCCAGTGTTGATAGGCTCCTACATGCCATGGGCGGGGACAGCTTTCTTGCCCTGGCCAATCAGACACTAGAGGAGGTCATGCTGGCTGAGGGCTTCTCCCAGAGCTTCCTGAATGACATCGTGGCTCCAGTGACCCGTGTGAACTATGGACAGAGCGTCCGCATCCATGGTTTCGTGG GTGCCGTGGCTTTGGCAGGGGCATCTTCGGGCCTGTGGGCGGTGGACGGAGGCAATAAGCGAGTTTGCACCGGCCTGCTGTCCCACAGCAAGGCTCAAGTCATCTCTGCACGTGTCACTGCAATCACCTTCAAGAACAGACACTCCAAGAATG GTCCATATGAGGTGAACTACATGGACCAGTCAGGCCCCGCCCATTCTGTATATGACATTGTCATTGTGGCCTCGCCTCTCCACCAAGGTATGTCCGACATCACCTTCACAGGCTTCTCCCCACCTATCCCTTCACACTTCCCTGGCCGATACCACCAGACGGTATCCACGCTGGTCCACGGCCGCCTCAACGTCTCCTACCTGGGATCCAGTGAGAATCCAGCGGATTTCCGCTTCTCTGATGTCCTGACTACTGACCATAAAGGCTTGGGCATCCACAGCCTGAGCTCCCTGGACCCCGTCAGCATCCCGAAAGGCTACGTGCCGCCACCCGCCAGCGAGAAGAAGGTGTGGAAGGTGTTCTCACCTCAGCCACTCGCTGAGGAGCTGCTGAAGCAGATGTTTCTGGAGTGGGACGATGTATCTGAGAGCCGTTGGTTGGCGTACCCGTCCTACAGCACCCCCCACCGCAGGACGCCCCCGTTTGTGCTGCACGACCACCTTTACTACCTGAACGCCATCGAGTGGTCCGCCAGCGCCATGGAAATGAGCGCCATCTCTGCACGGAACCTGGCGCTGCTGGCCCACAACCGCTGGCATGGACAGGAGGCCAAAATCAACCAGGAGGACCTCCACACCAGGCTGCGTGGAGAGCTGTAG
- the LOC114787038 gene encoding prenylcysteine oxidase 1-like, translated as MMMWRAVAVEVLLLMGIWQVSSTGSRLQPKQIAIVGGGVGGAAASHFLRREMGPDVKIDVFEAAAVGGRVATQDVGGDGFEMGACIIHPLNLRMKQLVDDIGLKARAATPSKMAVFDGKGLSFEESDWLVVNFLRVLWRYGLSYFRMNTWMDGVMGKFMRIYQYQQDGYSFSSVDSLLHAMGGDSFLALANQTLGEAMLAEGISQSFLDDLVVPVTRVNYGQCARIPGIVGAVAVAWASSGLWAVEGGNKRVCSGLLYHSKAQLIPARATAITLKRRPSKNGPTSDQYEVKYIDQSGPAQSLYDIVIVATPLHQGMSDIAFIDFSPPIPAHFHGSFHRTVSTLVHGRLNVSYLGSSENPADFRFSDVLTTDRKDLSFYSLHSLDPVSIPRGYRRPPASEKKVWKLFSPDSLTEDQLKEIFISWDDVAENRWLAYPSYVTPHYKSPSFVLHDHLYYLNAIEWSASAMEMSAISAKNLALLAHNRWHGQEAKIDQEDLHTRLRGEL; from the exons ATGATGATGTGGAGAGCCGTGGCAGTAGAGGTCCTTCTGCTGATGGGCATCTGGCAGGTCTCGTCCACAGGATCCAGACTTCAGCCCAAGCAGATCG CCATCGTGGGCGGAGGCGTCGGGGGCGCGGCCGCCTCGCACTTCCTGAGGCGGGAGATGGGGCCGGACGTGAAGATCGACGTGTTCGAGGCCGCGGCGGTCGGGGGCCGCGTGGCCACGCAGGACGTCGGCGGGGATGGATTCGAGATGGGGGCGTGCATCATCCACCCGCTCAACCTGCGGATGAAGCAGCTGGTGGACGACATTG GCCTGAAAGCGCGAGCTGCGACGCCCTCCAAGATGGCCGTCTTCGATGGGAAAGGGCTCTCGTTCGAGGAGAGCGACTGGTTGGTGGTGAACTTCCTCCGCGTGCTGTGGCGATACGGCCTGAGCTACTTTCGAATGAACACGTGGATGGACGGCGTCATGGGCAAGTTCATGAG GATTTACCAGTACCAGCAGGATGGCTATTCCTTCTCCAGTGTGGACAGTCTCCTACACGCCATGGGCGGGGACAGCTTTCTCGCCCTGGCCAATCAGACACTAGGGGAGGCCATGCTGGCTGAGGGCATCTCCCAGAGCTTCTTGGATGACTTGGTTGTGCCAGTCACCCGTGTGAACTATGGACAGTGTGCCCGCATCCCTGGCATCGTGG GGGCAGTGGCCGTGGCGTGGGCTTCTTCTGGCCTCTGGGCTGTGGAGGGGGGCAACAAGAGGGTGTGCAGCGGGCTCCTGTACCACAGCAAGGCTCAGCTCATCCCTGCACGGGCCACCGCCATCACCTTAAAGAGGAGGCCCTCCAAGAATG GCCCCACCTCTGACCAATATGAGGTGAAGTACATTGATCAGTCAGGCCCCGCCCAGTCTCTGTACGACATAGTcattgtggccacgcccctgcACCAGGGAATGTCTGACATCGCCTTCATAGACTTCTCCCCACCAATCCCCGCCCACTTCCACGGCAGCTTCCACCGGACCGTATCCACGCTGGTCCACGGCCGCCTCAACGTCTCCTACCTGGGATCCAGTGAGAATCCAGCGGATTTCCGCTTCTCTGATGTCCTGACTACTGACCGCAAAGACCTGAGCTTCTACAGCCTGCACTCCCTGGACCCCGTCAGCATCCCGAGAGGCTACAGGAGACCCCCCGCCAGCGAGAAGAAGGTGTGGAAGCTCTTTTCACCTGACTCACTCACTGAAGACCAACTGAAGGAGATCTTCATTTCATGGGATGATGTGGCTGAGAACCGCTGGTTGGCGTACCCGTCCTACGTCACCCCCCACTACAAGTCACCCTCCTTCGTGCTGCACGACCACCTTTACTACCTGAACGCCATCGAGTGGTCCGCCAGCGCCATGGAAATGAGTGCCATCTCAGCCAAGAACCTGGCGCTGCTGGCCCACAACCGCTGGCATGGACAGGAGGCCAAAATCGACCAGGAGGACCTCCACACCAGGCTGCGTGGAGAGCTGTAG
- the fam136a gene encoding protein FAM136A has product MAEAHQNRVTRAVEDMVQSLEKEHIRKMQGHMFRCSAECCESSTSSMSQVHQCIERCHTPLAQAQGLVTTELEMFQDRLTRCTMHCNDKAKDLFDSGAKEPAVRALMDGCVGGCVDDHINLLPSVTRKLKDNLSSIKQ; this is encoded by the exons ATGGCCGAGGCGCACCAGAACCGAGTGACCAGGGCGGTCGAGGACATGGTGCAGAGCCTGGAGAAGGAGCATATCCGCAAGATGCAA GGACACATGTTCAGGTGCAGTGCGGAATGTTGTGAAAGTTCCACCAGCTCCATGAGCCAAGTGCATCAGTGTATCGAGCGCTGCCACACGCCGCTGGCTCAGGCACAAGGACTCGTCACCACAGAGCTGGAAATGTTTCAG GACCGGTTAACCCGCTGCACCATGCACTGCAACGACAAGGCCAAGGACCTTTTTGACTCCGGCGCGAAGGAGCCGGCGGTGCGGGCGCTGATGGACGGCTGCGTGGGCGGCTGCGTGGACGACCACATCAACCTCCTGCCCAGCGTGACCCGCAAGCTGAAGGACAACCTGAGCTCGATAAAGCAGTGA
- the LOC114785314 gene encoding uncharacterized protein LOC114785314 isoform X2: protein MRAAAPLLAFLVAAAAHRASAASIASDENGEKVFMDMWSEIRKIDQMEFVASQVSGADKVQTPAEKESMEDPQSIDEEEDEESPEVMEAEEPEGAAAELLEETQPVDDESNGSRRKREHHEKEDEKDELMEQLAEEEGTRHLQTRFTRFSSYKPAFIQTSPSTAAVPF from the exons ATGAGAGCGGCCGCCCCACTTCTCGCCTTCCTGGTTGCAGCAGCCGCTCACCGCG CTTCTGCTGCATCCATAGCGTCAGATGAAAATGGGGAGAAAG TATTTATGGATATGTGGAGTGAAATCAGGAAAATAG ATCAGATGGAGTTTGTGGCGTCTCAGGTCAGCGGGGCGGACAAAGTGCAGACACCAGCAG AAAAGGAGAGCATGGAAGACCCACAATCCATCG atgaggaagaggatgaggagagCCCAG AGGTGATGGAAGCCGAGGAACCAGAGG GAGCAGCAGCTGAGCTTCTGGAAG AGACGCAGCCTGTCGATGACGAGTCCAACG GCTCAAGGCGAAAGCGAG AACACCATGAGAAAGAAGACGAGAAAG ATGAACTCATGGAGCAGCTGGCAGAAGAAGAAGGTACCAGACACCTCCAGACACGTTTTACTCGTTTCAGCTCCTACAAGCCCGCCTTCATCCAGACGTCCCCCAGTACGGCGGCGGTTCCATTTTGA
- the LOC114785314 gene encoding uncharacterized protein LOC114785314 isoform X1 — translation MRAAAPLLAFLVAAAAHRASAASIASDENGEKVFMDMWSEIRKIDQMEFVASQVSGADKVQTPAEKESMEDPQSIDEEEDEESPEVMEAEEPEGAAAELLEETQPVDDESNGSRRKREHHEKEDEKDELMEQLAEEEGTRHLQTRFTRFSSYKPAFIQTSPRTPGSPTTNPGLLEITGE, via the exons ATGAGAGCGGCCGCCCCACTTCTCGCCTTCCTGGTTGCAGCAGCCGCTCACCGCG CTTCTGCTGCATCCATAGCGTCAGATGAAAATGGGGAGAAAG TATTTATGGATATGTGGAGTGAAATCAGGAAAATAG ATCAGATGGAGTTTGTGGCGTCTCAGGTCAGCGGGGCGGACAAAGTGCAGACACCAGCAG AAAAGGAGAGCATGGAAGACCCACAATCCATCG atgaggaagaggatgaggagagCCCAG AGGTGATGGAAGCCGAGGAACCAGAGG GAGCAGCAGCTGAGCTTCTGGAAG AGACGCAGCCTGTCGATGACGAGTCCAACG GCTCAAGGCGAAAGCGAG AACACCATGAGAAAGAAGACGAGAAAG ATGAACTCATGGAGCAGCTGGCAGAAGAAGAAGGTACCAGACACCTCCAGACACGTTTTACTCGTTTCAGCTCCTACAAGCCCGCCTTCATCCAGACGTCCCCCA GAACACCAGGGTCACCCACCACCAACCCAG gactCCTGGAAATAACCGGAGAATAG
- the LOC114785314 gene encoding uncharacterized protein LOC114785314 isoform X3, translating to MRAAAPLLAFLVAAAAHRASAASIASDENGEKVFMDMWSEIRKIDQMEFVASQVSGADKVQTPAEKESMEDPQSIDEEEDEESPEVMEAEEPEGAAAELLEETQPVDDESNGSRRKREHHEKEDEKDELMEQLAEEEGTPGSPTTNPGLLEITGE from the exons ATGAGAGCGGCCGCCCCACTTCTCGCCTTCCTGGTTGCAGCAGCCGCTCACCGCG CTTCTGCTGCATCCATAGCGTCAGATGAAAATGGGGAGAAAG TATTTATGGATATGTGGAGTGAAATCAGGAAAATAG ATCAGATGGAGTTTGTGGCGTCTCAGGTCAGCGGGGCGGACAAAGTGCAGACACCAGCAG AAAAGGAGAGCATGGAAGACCCACAATCCATCG atgaggaagaggatgaggagagCCCAG AGGTGATGGAAGCCGAGGAACCAGAGG GAGCAGCAGCTGAGCTTCTGGAAG AGACGCAGCCTGTCGATGACGAGTCCAACG GCTCAAGGCGAAAGCGAG AACACCATGAGAAAGAAGACGAGAAAG ATGAACTCATGGAGCAGCTGGCAGAAGAAGAAG GAACACCAGGGTCACCCACCACCAACCCAG gactCCTGGAAATAACCGGAGAATAG
- the LOC114787040 gene encoding heat shock protein 30-like, translating to MLCLHGVQPPLRPLMDLHWPVHGLRPHTRPLAFQRGLMLTSLELLEKLQKELLEEPLVRPGAGSMNPASCRVEKMGEDVALVLDTPGFSPEELSVKQVGRKLQVSGKSEQKQEDGKGSSSYRIQEFRREFHLPEGVNPEEVTCSFADGQLSIKAPMKPVADDPERNLPINCSGAVKTTEKEQSSEPQTYTSSEPAGWS from the coding sequence ATGCTGTGTCTTCACGGAGTTCAGCCTCCCCTCAGGCCACTCATGGACCTCCACTGGCCTGTACACGGTCTCCGGCCACACACCCGACCTCTGGCCTTTCAGAGAGGCCTTATGTTGACcagcctggagctgctggagaaacTTCAGAAAGAGCTCCTCGAGGAACCTCTGGTGAGACCAGGAGCAGGGAGCATGAATCCAGCCTCTTGCAGAGTGGAGAAGATGGGAGAGGACGTTGCCCTGGTGTTGGACACTCCAGGCTTTTCCCCGGAGGAACTGAGTGTCAAGCAGGTGGGCCGCAAGCTGCAGGTGAGCGGGAAGTCGGAGCAGAAGCAGGAGGACGGGAAAGGCTCCTCCTCCTACAGGATCCAGGAGTTCAGACGGGAGTTTCATCTGCCTGAAGGAGTGAATCCTGAGGAGGTGACCTGCTCCTTCGCTGACGGACAGCTGTCCATCAAGGCACCAATGAAGCCAGTAGCTGATGACCCGGAGAGGAACCTGCCCATCAACTGCAGTGGAGCTGTGAAGACCACCGAGAAAGAGCAGAGCTCAGAGCCACAGACATACACTTCTTCAGAACCAGCAGGCTGgagttga
- the LOC114785314 gene encoding coiled-coil domain-containing glutamate-rich protein 1-like isoform X4 has translation MRAAAPLLAFLVAAAAHRASAASIASDENGEKVFMDMWSEIRKIDQMEFVASQVSGADKVQTPAEKESMEDPQSIDEEEDEESPEVMEAEEPEGAAAELLEETQPVDDESNGSRRKREHHEKEDEKDELMEQLAEEEGLLEITGE, from the exons ATGAGAGCGGCCGCCCCACTTCTCGCCTTCCTGGTTGCAGCAGCCGCTCACCGCG CTTCTGCTGCATCCATAGCGTCAGATGAAAATGGGGAGAAAG TATTTATGGATATGTGGAGTGAAATCAGGAAAATAG ATCAGATGGAGTTTGTGGCGTCTCAGGTCAGCGGGGCGGACAAAGTGCAGACACCAGCAG AAAAGGAGAGCATGGAAGACCCACAATCCATCG atgaggaagaggatgaggagagCCCAG AGGTGATGGAAGCCGAGGAACCAGAGG GAGCAGCAGCTGAGCTTCTGGAAG AGACGCAGCCTGTCGATGACGAGTCCAACG GCTCAAGGCGAAAGCGAG AACACCATGAGAAAGAAGACGAGAAAG ATGAACTCATGGAGCAGCTGGCAGAAGAAGAAG gactCCTGGAAATAACCGGAGAATAG